The Pseudomonas aeruginosa genome includes the window CGTGCGTGAATAACGGTCCAGGCTTCCGCTGGTTCGTGGTTACTCTCTGTTCATCGGAGTGTCTTCTGGGTGACCGGAACGAGCCCTCCTGACTCTTCCGACCAGGCCGTCAAACGAAACGGCCAACTGCTTCCGGGCCTGGATGCATTCAGGTTGTCCCGGCGATAACGGGCTTCACGAAGGAAAATCGGGGACTCATCGGCGTTCCCAGCGTATTCCCCTACGAAAGCGGCGGCTATTGTGACCTATTTTGACGCCGGCCTTCTGACCATTCGTCGAATGATCGGTTCCGGATGTGACGCGCCGGTTTCGCCGTGCAAGTGGCGATACTTGCGGGTCCGGCAATGACCTGTTGTTCGCCGTGGCCTTGGAAAGCCTCTGCGCCGGGGGTATGTTCGTGGTCCCCGTACCCGAGTGAAGCCCGTAGAAGCGAGTCCAGATATGACCGAAACAGCCAAGCGTCCCTTGTACGTTCCCCATGCCGGCCCTTCGCTGCTGGAGATGCCGCTGCTGAACAAAGGCAGCGCGTTCAGTACCCAGGAACGCATCGATTTCAACCTGCAGGGCCTGCTGCCGCACAACATCGAGACCATCGAGGAGCAGACCGAGCGCGCCTACAGCCAGTACAACCTGTGCAACACCGATCTGGACCGCCACATCTTCCTGCGCTCGATCCAGGACAACAACGAGACCCTGTTCTTCCGCCTGCTCGAGGAGCACCTGGAAGAAATGATGCCGATCATCTACACCCCCACGGTCGGCCAGGCCTGCCAGGAGTTCTCGAAGATCTACCGGACCCACCGCGGCCTGTTCATCTCCTACCCGGACCGCGAGCGGATCGACGACATCCTGCGCAGCGCCACCAAGAACAACGTGAAGATCGTGGTGGTCACCGACAGCGAGCGGATCCTCGGCCTGGGCGACCAGGGCATCGGCGGGATGGGCATCCCGATCGGCAAGCTGTCCCTGTACACCGCCTGCGGCGGTATCAGCCCGGCCTACACCCTGCCGGTGGTGCTGGACGTCGGCACCAACAACCCGGACCTGCTCAACGACCCGATGTACATGGGCTGGCGCCACGAGCGGGTGAGCGGGGCGCAGTACGAGGAGTTCGTCGACCTGTTCATCCAGGCGATCAAGCGCCGCTGGCCCAACGTCCTGCTGCAATTCGAGGACTTCGCCCAGACCAATGCCATGCCGTTGCTGGAGCGCTACAAGGACGAGCTGTGCTGCTTCAACGACGACATCCAGGGCACCGCCGCGGTGGCCGTGGGCACCCTGCTGGCGGCTTGCAAGGCCAAGGGCGAGAAGCTCAGCGAGCAGACCGTGACCTTCGTCGGCGCCGGCTCCGCCGGTTGCGGCATCGCCGAACAGATCATCGCCGCCATGCAACTGGAGGGCCTGGACGAGGCCCAGGCGCGTCGGCGCATCTTCATGGTCGACCGCTGGGGCCTGCTCACCGACGACATGAGCAACCTGCTCGACTTCCAGCACCGCCTGGCGCAGAAGCGCGCCGATCTCGGTGCCTGGGGCGGCCAGCAGGGCGACGACCTGGCGTTGCTGGAAGTGATCCGCAATGCCCGGCCGACGGTGCTGATCGGCGTCTCCGGGCAGCGCGGGCTGTTTTCCGAAGAGGTCATCCGTGAGCTGCACAGCCATTGCAAGCAGCCGCTGGTGATGCCGCTGTCCAACCCGACCTCGCGGGTCGAGGCGACTCCGCAGGAAATCCTCAACTGGACCGACGGCCAGGCGCTGGTCGCCACCGGTAGCCCGTTCCAACCGGTGCAGGTGGGCGACAAGCGGATTCCCATCGCCCAGTGCAACAACGCCTATATCTTCCCCGGCATCGGCCTGGGGGTGATCGCCGCGCGGGCCAACCGGGTCACCGAAGGCATGCTGATGGCCGCGGCCAACGCCCTGGCCAACTGCTCGCCGATCGTTACCCAGGGCGAGGGCGCCGTGTTGCCGGCGCTGGGCGACATCCGCGAGGTCAGCAAGCGCATCGCCGTCGCCGTGGCCAAGCAGGCCCAGGCCGAGGGCAAGGCCCTGCATACCAGCGACGAGGTACTGAACGACGCCATCGAGGCGAACTTCTGGTTCCCGCGCTACCGTGCCTACCGCCGGACTTCGTTCTGAGGCTCTGCCGCAGGCTGCGCACGGGGGAGAGGCGTTAACCGCCGATATTCCGCGCGATCGGTGCGAGAACGCGAAAAGGCCACCCCGAGGTGGCCTTTTTCGTTGACGGTAGCGCTAGCGCTAGCGCACATGATCGGGGCGCGTCCGGTGTTCGGCCTGGGTTTCCGGGTTTTCCGCCGCGCGCCGCGCCAGGGCCGGCAGGACATGATCGCGCAGCAGCGGCGCGAGATTGTCCGGCTGCGCTTGGCCGGGGACCAGCCAGGCCAGTTCCTCCAGCTCCGCCTGCGCACAGACGGCGTGGGGCAGGCGGGCGACGTAGATATCGGCATCGACGCGGGTGTTCGCCTCGTTGGCCGCCGGCGCCTGGAAGCTGCCGAGGTGCTCGAAGGTCGAGGCGCCCATCGGCAGGCGCAGTTCCTCCAGCAGTTCGCGCTGTAGCGCGGCGAGGGGCGTTTCGCCCGGCTCGCGCTTGCCGCCCGGGAGCATGAAGGCCTGGGTGCCGCGCTTGCGCACCAGCAACAGGTTGCCCTGGTCGTCGAACAGGCAGGCGGCGGAAATGCTCAGCAGGTTGTCGGTCATTGCGGGTCGTCCTCGGCGATCACCTGGTAGCGCATCTGTACGATGCCGCTGTTGTAGCCATGTTGTTCCAGCAGTTGCAGGCGCCGCTCGCGGCCGCCGGCGAACAGCGGGATGCCGGCGCCGAGCAGCTGCGGAATGACGCTGACGATCACCTCGTCGAGCAGCCCGGCCGCCAGGCAACTACCGGCGAGGCTGCCGCCGCCGGCCAGCCAGACCCGCCGGCAGCCCTGTTCGCCGAGGCGTGCGAGGCCTTCCTGGGGCGTGCCATGGCGCAACTCGACGCCTTCCACCGCGCTCTCCCGGGGATTGCGGGTGAGCACCTGGCAGGGCTTGCCCGGATACGGCCAGTCGCCGAAGCCGCGCACGATATCGTAGGTGCCGCGGCCCATCAGCAGCCCGTCGATGCCCTGGTAGAAGCCGTTGT containing:
- a CDS encoding NAD-dependent malic enzyme, producing MTETAKRPLYVPHAGPSLLEMPLLNKGSAFSTQERIDFNLQGLLPHNIETIEEQTERAYSQYNLCNTDLDRHIFLRSIQDNNETLFFRLLEEHLEEMMPIIYTPTVGQACQEFSKIYRTHRGLFISYPDRERIDDILRSATKNNVKIVVVTDSERILGLGDQGIGGMGIPIGKLSLYTACGGISPAYTLPVVLDVGTNNPDLLNDPMYMGWRHERVSGAQYEEFVDLFIQAIKRRWPNVLLQFEDFAQTNAMPLLERYKDELCCFNDDIQGTAAVAVGTLLAACKAKGEKLSEQTVTFVGAGSAGCGIAEQIIAAMQLEGLDEAQARRRIFMVDRWGLLTDDMSNLLDFQHRLAQKRADLGAWGGQQGDDLALLEVIRNARPTVLIGVSGQRGLFSEEVIRELHSHCKQPLVMPLSNPTSRVEATPQEILNWTDGQALVATGSPFQPVQVGDKRIPIAQCNNAYIFPGIGLGVIAARANRVTEGMLMAAANALANCSPIVTQGEGAVLPALGDIREVSKRIAVAVAKQAQAEGKALHTSDEVLNDAIEANFWFPRYRAYRRTSF
- a CDS encoding NUDIX hydrolase, whose amino-acid sequence is MTDNLLSISAACLFDDQGNLLLVRKRGTQAFMLPGGKREPGETPLAALQRELLEELRLPMGASTFEHLGSFQAPAANEANTRVDADIYVARLPHAVCAQAELEELAWLVPGQAQPDNLAPLLRDHVLPALARRAAENPETQAEHRTRPDHVR
- a CDS encoding dihydrofolate reductase family protein; the encoded protein is MKPHLIYYVATSLDGFIARPDGSVDWLDRFAEGGNDHGYNGFYQGIDGLLMGRGTYDIVRGFGDWPYPGKPCQVLTRNPRESAVEGVELRHGTPQEGLARLGEQGCRRVWLAGGGSLAGSCLAAGLLDEVIVSVIPQLLGAGIPLFAGGRERRLQLLEQHGYNSGIVQMRYQVIAEDDPQ